A window of Leptospira bourretii genomic DNA:
CGACCAAGAAGTGCACCTACTCTTTCTAAGTCACCTCCGGCAATTTCTTCCACGATCCGACCCTTCCGTAGAGGCCAAATGGCAAAATAAATCCCTGACCATTCAAATAAAGTTTTACCCTCTAAAGTGATGGGAGTTAATACCGGAATTTCTTCTAAGGAAAGTTCTAATAAAAAGCGATGTTCTTCTAAAATTTCATCGTAAGTCCATTTTCCTGGTCGATAAAACTTTACTACGATTCTTCCTGCATTGGATGTTTCAATGTCGTAAACACGATTTTCTACACTATTTAAGGGATAAAATCTACCTGTCGTTTCATATCCCAATGATTCCAAAGCATTCAGTATGGAATCAGGTGTTAGTTGGTAAAAAGAATGATTAATGTTCAATTTGATAATTTAATTGATGATTCTGTTCCGACCTGAGGACTTTGCTTCATATAATAATTTATCAGCTGTTCTAAGAATTTCGATTGGATTTTCGACTTCAGAAATATCTCCGCCAGCAACACCTCCACTGAAAGAAACTTTAAATTTCTGACCTGCCTCTGATTCCAACTCAATGTTAGAGACTTTTTCTCTTATCTTATCCAAAACACGTGTGGCATCCGGTACACCAGTTTCAGGAAAAACGATGACAAACTCTTCCCCACCAAATCTAGAAATAATATCTGACTTTCGCAAACAAGACTTCAGTTCTGAAGCGATTTTTTTTAGAACAATATCTCCAGTCTCATGGCCATAAGTATCATTTACCTTTTTAAAAAAATCAATATCAATCATAGCCAATGATAAGTTATGTTTATGTCTTTTACATCGTTGAAACTCTTGCTCTATCCTTTCTTCCATATAACGTCGGTTATATAAACCAGTCATTACATCGCGGATTGCAGTTTCTCTGAGTTGATCATGTAAAGATTTCATCCGAAGAGCACTAAAGATCCTAGCCAAAAGCTCAATCTCTTTTGCAGGTTTTGTGATATAATCGGTAGCACCTGCTTCAATGGCAAGTTTTAGGTTTTCAGGTTCTGTATGGCCTGTGACCATAATGATAGGAAGCCAACCCACTGGAGAAGAAGAGAAAATCTCAGAAATCAACTCAATACCGGAACCGTCCGGTAATTCCCAATCCAAAAGAACCACATCAATTTGATCCTGACTAATGATCGCTCTGGCATCAGAAAGAGAGACCGCTTCAATAGGAACATAACCATGGTTAGAAATCCATCGATTGAGAAGTTTTCGCTGTAATTCCGAATCTTCTATGATGAGAATTTTTTTTCCTTCTTTCTCCATATTCCTAGGGTTTTATTTTTTCTTTTTTTTACCTAGTATTTTTTCAACTTCACCCTCTTCTAAAGGAACTTTTACTACAGTTCCTCCTTCTTTTCGGATTTGGTCCATATCAACAACGGCTCCAGTTAGTAATCCTGCGGCTTTTTTCGAGCCATCCTTCACACCATAGACCACCCACTTCCCACCTTCAAGGGATAACACTAAATACGTACAATCCGCAACTGCCAACACAGAATGTGCGGACATATGCGAAACAAATTCATAACTGAGTACAACTCCTGAACCAATCACGATGCCGCTGGGAACACCAACTGCTTTTGTTAACTGGTAGACTCCATAAGTTGTCCCGGTTCCAAAAGCTGCCGTGGTGCCTACTACTCCTACAGTTCCCGCCGCAACTTTCGTGGAGGTATAAGTCACTGCTTGTGCCGTTGCCGAAGCGCCTGTAAAGGTTGCCCCTGTAACAGTACCGGAAACAGCAAGTCCACCACCAAGAACTGTCTGTGCTGTTGTGACTCCCACAAGACTCATGGGCGCTAAAATATATTTCCCTGATGATTCTGTCACAACGGCAGCTGTTTTAACAGAATAAGCAGATGTTTTTCTCGCTACGGCAGAAGTGACTTTTGCACCTTTCTCCATAGATTGAACCGATTCTTTCAAAACGACTTCCGTACTATTCAACAAAGCACCTAACGCAAGCTCTACACTTGGTGCAGTGATATAAACAACACCTTTCCCTGCCAAAGTAAATGTTTCTACCAAACAATAGAGACTTGAACCTGCGGCAGTTGTAATGTATGCAGATGGATAAATGATTCCATTCCAAGTAACATACCCAACAGAGAGAATTGTTATTTTCCCAATTGGTTTGATAACACTGTCATAAAACAAAGCTTTCACTGTTCGTGAAAAAAACTTAAGAAGGGCCAAAGGAACACCTTCACCATCCGCAATCGATTCAATATCTGCCTTGGCTCGACCAAATTCTTGCGAAGTATCCTTTCCATAAGAAAAAAAAGTTTCTTTCCAAGTCCCAAAAATTTTATCCGATACGGAAGACCGATGATCGTCAATTTCAGCAAATCTTCGTTTCCAAGTTCCTGATTTAAACTCCTCATACGATTCATTGTACGAAGATTTCAGCGCATCATCTAAATCCACATAGCCATACACAGTGGATTCATATGTCTTCTGGAATTTTTCTTTGTATTCATTGAACCTTTTTTTAGTTGAAGGAGAATTGTCTTTTTCTTCTTTCTGATTCAATTGCATATTCGCCCAATCATCCCATTCTTTCCGGGTGGCGATTGAGTTTTTAATCACCGCTTGATGAGATTCAATGCCTCGCTCCCAAGAAGTACCAATCAACCCATAAGATTCAGCCACAGAACTATACATAACAAATAACCCAGGTTTGGTGGCGTTCTCATTCAAATACTGAATGGCAGCTTCTCCACCTTCGTTCAACTTACCCGCGGCTGACCAACTCATTTTGGTTCCATCTTTGACAATAACAACAGACTCTCGTGCTTTCAAAACCGACTTTGAAAATTCTTCTCCTGCGAACCCAAGCCTTTGGTCCATAACATAGATTGTAGATTCATGAAAAGGAGGAATGAACTTGATACTTGTTCCTTTTACTGGAAGTGCCCCTTGGTAATAAAGAGACTTATGCCCCTCGAGTGCTAACTTTTTTGTATTCTTTAGTGGATCTTCAGTCTTTTTATCAGAACCCGAACAATGTAAGAGTAAAATAAGTATAGTGAAAGCTAAAAAAATAAATTGGTATGGTTTTGATTTCATTTTTCTTCAGACACCTTTGTTTTTGCGCGTTTTTTTTGTTCTTCGATCTCGGCATCCAAAACTTTTTTTATGATCTTTGGATCATCCGTTAATATCTTCACTTTCCCTGCTTTTTTTGCTTCTTCTAAATCAATCACCGATCCAGTGGGTGCATCATCAAAAGGGGAATAATTTCCTTTTACCGTAGCGATCACAACACGAGGGCCATCATAAAAAATTAAAATTGGCCCATCCACAGCAGTAAGCAGCAATTGGGATGGTAAAACGGTCATCGCTGCATATCCTAATACCATCCCAGAACTCATTGCATACATACCTGCCTCAGCTGTACCTTTTGACAAATCGTATAACATTCCTGTAGCGAAGGCTGTTGTATCAATGGTTGCACCACCCGCAACACCGATGGCTCCTCCAGTCGTTGTGGCAGCAACAGAAGTCACTTGGTTAAAAGCAGCAAGCGTTGTTCCACCTGCATAAGTCGGAATTGTAGAAGATGCGGAGAGGATCCCGATAGAACTAAAAAGACCTGCTTCCAAGGTCGGTGAAAGCACCCGATAACCCGTTTGCGTTGAATAATAAAGTACGACTCCCGTTGAAATCAAAGCATTGGATGAAAAATTCATGGTTTGCGAAAGGGGAACATACACTCCATTGACAACAAGAATCTCTCCCGTATTTTTACCAGTTTTCGCAATAGGTGCGATCATTACTTCTTTTAGTGCCACTGAATATCCTTGGAAAATATCTACGAGAGCTAAAAGGGCATTCCCTCGCTCACCTGATGCTTCATAATTTTTTGTAAACTCATCAGATGCTTTTGAAAAAGAATCACTCCATGCGGAAATGATATTTTTAGAATTTTGATTCAGAGTGGCACTAAACAGGTCGTTCAATTTCTTTGAGGAAGAATCTCGTTTCAAACCAAGTTCATCTAAAGTCGAATTCAATCGTCTGAAATCTGCCTCAGCCCTAGGAACCAAATAAATATAACCGAGAACAAATCTCGATCCGGCTTCTTTAAAACTATCTTTCGAAGTTTTCCATTCTGTTTTACTCAGTTGCCAAGCTGCATCGTAAATATCTCCTGTTCTACTAGACGAATCAGTCATACCAGCATTCACCCAAGAAGAGACTGATGCCATTGTGTCCCCTAATTCTCCAGGATAATCAGAGCTTCTTTTTTTCATATGGACAAGGACCATGGCTTTGGCAACGCGAGCGCTAATCCCTCCGTTCTCATAAACCAAATCCATACTCTTTTTCCCCGAAGGAATGACAGCCCATCCATTTTCCAATAGATTCTTTCTAGAACCATAAGAATTGGCAGTTAAGGGAGCGATCTTTTTGAATGTTTGAGGTTTGTTATTAGTGATCACTGACTCACCGAAAACTTTATCTGTTTTGGGGGAACCAGAACATTGCAAGAATAAGGTGACAACTAACAAAAAGTAATATTTGGTAGAAACGGATTTCATAAGATGAGGGAATTCTATAGAGAGGTTTGAATTATGCAATAGAAAAAAACTTTCCTCTTGCTAAATCCATGTTTAGTGAGACAAAATTGCCACAATAGATTATTTACGTGACCCCATAGATTCAATTATTATCATTACTCCTATGAAGAAATTGAACATATATCTTGCACTCATTGCCTTGGTATTGTGTGTCATCATCATCATCCGAAAAAATGATTTAACTCTAAATAAAATTGCCACATTAATGGCGATATCAACCCCAACAGAAGTATTCGACTTTCAAGCCGTTGATTCAATCGCAAAACAAAAATTAAAGTCCAAATTCACACCTACTCCCGAATTTAAAATCCCGGGTTTAGATGGAATTAGTTATGAAGATTATAGACAAATTGAATACAAACCCGATGTAGCCATTTGGAAAAATCTTGCTCTCCCATACCAACTGCACTTTTTTCATCCAGGCCATATCTATAGCAATGGAATTCAAATATATGAAGTGATTAACGAAAAACCAAAAGAAATTCCCTACGACGCCTCTCGGTTTAATTTTGGTGACTTACCTCTTGCAGATGATTTTGCAGAGTTGACTAAAAAACTTCATTATACCGGTTTTCGTGTTCATTACCCAATCAATCAAAAAGAAGTTTTGGAAGAGTTTTTAGTTTTCCAGGGAGCATCCTACTTCCGAGCAATTTCCAAAGGCCAAGTATACGGACTATCGGGAAGAGGACTAACCATCAACACTGGACCCAAAGATAAAGAGGAATTTCCCATCTTTGAAAGTTTTTATATCAAACGACCGAACAAAACAGACACAACCATTACCATCTATGCGATTATGAATAGCGAATCCGTGGTAGGATCCTATGAATTTATAGTCAATCCTGGTGAAACGACTACCATTGATGTGCATGCAAAAATTTATCTTCGCAAAAAAATCAAACGCCTAGGTTTTGCACCGATCACGTCAATGTATTTGTATGGCGAAGCAGACAATCCCATTTTAGGGAACATCCACCCAGAAGTACATGACTCCGATGGGCTTTTGACTCAAAACAAAATGGGTGAATGGGAATGGAGGCCTCTGATCAATCCCAAAAAAACTCAACTAACAAGAATTCCACTAGATTCACCTTTAGGTTATGGACTCATTCAGAGAGATCGAAAATTCAAAAGTTACCAAGACGAAAAACTCAAATACCATTTAAGGCCTAGTGTTTGGGTGGAACCAAAAGGAGACTGGGGCAAAGGCAGTTTGTATTTATTGGAATTCACGACAAATTTAGATTCCGATGACAACGTCACTACCTTCTGGGAACCTGCTGTCCCGCCCAATTTAAATGAAGGATATGAATTTCGATACACACTTCATTATACGGAAAGATCACCCAAACAACATACCTTGGGAAAAGCATCCGCATTTTATAGAGGAGTTGACCCACTCTTTCCAAAAGAAAAAGTTTTTACCCTGTATTTCACTGGAGATTATCTAAAAGCTCTCGATCGAAAAACCGAACTTGAAGTTATCATAAAGAATAATAAAATCACTTCCGATTCTATTCGTTATAAAATAGAAAAAATTTCGGAACTAGACCAATGGCGTCTCCAAATCTGGTATCCTGCAACTACCGAAGAGTCCGATTGGACCGTTTTTCTCAAAAATCAAAATCAAAGAATTACCGAAACTTGGATGTATCGAGATGGACTTTCCAAATAACAAAGATTATTTGAACGAATTTAGTGAGAGGACTCGCACCTATTTAATTCTTTGTGGGACCAAAAATGAATTCGAAATTGTAGAAATTCTGAATGATTTTTTCAAATCAAATCACCTAAGTTTTTCTTTCCCATCAGATTGGGTGCTCTGGCAAAATTATTTAACCACCCACAAAATCCAAGAGGTTCAAAAAATCCCAATTGCTGATCGGTCTTGGCAATTTGGATCCATGATCCCAAATTCTTCCGACTGGAAACGAGATACAAACAAAACAAAACAATCCATAGTTGGATCTTTAAAACCATTATTCATTATCGCATCCATCTTCCTATGGAGCCTTCTTTACTATATCATCATATTCAGGTTATTATGATCAAAACCCAACGCAGTTTATTTTTCTTAACTTTTATCATTCCTGTCATTTGGGGATTTAGTTTATTCATCGAAATCATTTCCTTTCGAGGTATTGAAATCACAGAATACTATCAGTTCATCACCTTAATTTTTCTTCTGCCTATGTTATCTTATGGTGCAAACACAGCCTTTTTTGGATTTTTACTCTCACTTAAAAAAAAAGGCGACCCATTACTCAAAACAAAAAAAATCCCCGACAAGGAATTGGATTTTTCGGCGTTAGAATCAATTCCCGTTGCCATTGTGATGCCAGTTTACGAAGAAAACGAAATTTCGATTTTCTCCAGAATCAAAGTAATTTTTGAATCAACAACCAAAATCCACAAACTTCCCAAGTTAGAATACTTTATCTTAAGCGACACACGGACACCAGAAAAATGGATCAAAGAAGAAGCCGCCTATATAGAGTTATGTGAATCTACTAACAATTTTAATAACTTCCACTACCGAAGAAGGAAAAGCAACCTAAATGGGAAAAGTGGAAATATTGCCGACTTCTGCAGAAGATGGGGAAAAAAATATAAATACATGATCATCCTTGATGCAGATAGCCTCGTTTCGGGAGAACTCATCATCCAACTAATCGCAAATATGGAAAAAAGTCCGAAAGCGGGAATCATCCAATCCAGCACAAAAATTTTCCGCACCACAACTTTATTCCAAAAACTAACCGAATTTTCTTCTTATTTATTTAGCCCTTTTTTCCTAAAAGGAGCAACTTACTGGCAAATCAATGCAACCGGCTATTGGGGCCACAATGCCATCCTAAGAGTCAAACCATTTATGGAACATTGTGCACTCCCTCACCTTCCAGAATACGGAGGAATTGGTGGAAAAATTTTGAGCCATGATACTGTTGAAGCTGCCTTGATGCGAAAAGCAGGATATGACGTTTACTGTGCCTATGAGTTAGATGGAAGTTACGAAGAAAGTCCACCTAACATTATCGATGTGCTGAAACGAGACCAACGTTGGTGCCAAGGAAATCTCCAACATTTTTGGTTTTTATTTGGAAAAAAAATTCCATTTATCAATAGAATTCATATTCTAAACGGAATTTTATCTTATCTCAATTCGCCCATTTGGTTGTGTTACATCTTATTGAGTTTATGGAATTATTTAGAAGACAGCAAATATCTGAATTACTCTATGTTACCCGAAGAATATGAATTTTTTAAATCGCAAATCTATGACCCACTGTATCTAAAACTATTATCCCTATCCTTGGTTTTATTATTTTTACCTAGAGTCCTAAGTTTTTTTAGCCTGCCAATCCTTCAAATTTTCAAAAAACTTCCGGCGTATCTCATGGAGACTCTATTTTCCATTTTGATTGCCCCTATTTATATGGTGTATCATAGTATCTTTGTATTTTCAATTTTACTCAACAAACGAATCACTTGGGGCCCACAAAACAGGGATGCCGACTCAGGATACAACCTTACCTATATACTCTCTTCCTTTTTTGGTGTGACAGTTCTCGGATTAGCCGCTGCTTATATCAGTTATTCTCATTCCACCATGTTGTTTGTTTTGACATTTCCTATCTGGGTTGGCTGGATTCTTTCAATTCCTTTGGTTATTTTTACAGGAAAAGAACATAAAACTTTTAATCGATTATTTGAAACAAAGTTTTGGGAACCAAATTTCGACTTAATCAAAAACCTAGAAAATACCCTTGACTCACATAAGAATAGTTATCTGGAAGGAAGAGAATTTTTCTTTGCACTTGTCCATCCAGTTTTTTTTCACCAACACAAACAACTACAAGGGAATAAAACTTATCAGTCAAAACTCCCAAAATCTACAGAAGAAGATCTTGTTCAGTTATTGAAACAGGGTCCAAATTCCTTAGATAGAAAAACCATCTTACGAATTCTTTCCAACAGAGAGTTGCTTGATTCATTTTATTTAAAATTTTGGACATCGAAAAAAGAAGATTGGGCAGATTATTGGACTACCATTTGGGAAGAAATCAACCCATCTTTTTTTCCATCAATTTCCAATAATAAGAAGAACGATTTAAATCTTCAATAAATCCGCAATGTCCACCTTTGGATTCAATCACAACTTCTAAATAGGAAGAAGGTGGAATTTCAACAAACTCTTTCCATGGAATCACCGGATCATCCATGGAAGTCAAAATCGTAGTCTGAACACGAACTGACTTAAAAAACAAATCATTCAAAGTATAAGAATCAAAATACTCATCTACCGATGA
This region includes:
- the mdoH gene encoding glucans biosynthesis glucosyltransferase MdoH; translation: MIKTQRSLFFLTFIIPVIWGFSLFIEIISFRGIEITEYYQFITLIFLLPMLSYGANTAFFGFLLSLKKKGDPLLKTKKIPDKELDFSALESIPVAIVMPVYEENEISIFSRIKVIFESTTKIHKLPKLEYFILSDTRTPEKWIKEEAAYIELCESTNNFNNFHYRRRKSNLNGKSGNIADFCRRWGKKYKYMIILDADSLVSGELIIQLIANMEKSPKAGIIQSSTKIFRTTTLFQKLTEFSSYLFSPFFLKGATYWQINATGYWGHNAILRVKPFMEHCALPHLPEYGGIGGKILSHDTVEAALMRKAGYDVYCAYELDGSYEESPPNIIDVLKRDQRWCQGNLQHFWFLFGKKIPFINRIHILNGILSYLNSPIWLCYILLSLWNYLEDSKYLNYSMLPEEYEFFKSQIYDPLYLKLLSLSLVLLFLPRVLSFFSLPILQIFKKLPAYLMETLFSILIAPIYMVYHSIFVFSILLNKRITWGPQNRDADSGYNLTYILSSFFGVTVLGLAAAYISYSHSTMLFVLTFPIWVGWILSIPLVIFTGKEHKTFNRLFETKFWEPNFDLIKNLENTLDSHKNSYLEGREFFFALVHPVFFHQHKQLQGNKTYQSKLPKSTEEDLVQLLKQGPNSLDRKTILRILSNRELLDSFYLKFWTSKKEDWADYWTTIWEEINPSFFPSISNNKKNDLNLQ
- a CDS encoding glucan biosynthesis protein encodes the protein MKKLNIYLALIALVLCVIIIIRKNDLTLNKIATLMAISTPTEVFDFQAVDSIAKQKLKSKFTPTPEFKIPGLDGISYEDYRQIEYKPDVAIWKNLALPYQLHFFHPGHIYSNGIQIYEVINEKPKEIPYDASRFNFGDLPLADDFAELTKKLHYTGFRVHYPINQKEVLEEFLVFQGASYFRAISKGQVYGLSGRGLTINTGPKDKEEFPIFESFYIKRPNKTDTTITIYAIMNSESVVGSYEFIVNPGETTTIDVHAKIYLRKKIKRLGFAPITSMYLYGEADNPILGNIHPEVHDSDGLLTQNKMGEWEWRPLINPKKTQLTRIPLDSPLGYGLIQRDRKFKSYQDEKLKYHLRPSVWVEPKGDWGKGSLYLLEFTTNLDSDDNVTTFWEPAVPPNLNEGYEFRYTLHYTERSPKQHTLGKASAFYRGVDPLFPKEKVFTLYFTGDYLKALDRKTELEVIIKNNKITSDSIRYKIEKISELDQWRLQIWYPATTEESDWTVFLKNQNQRITETWMYRDGLSK
- the dgcR gene encoding diguanylate cyclase DgcR is translated as MEKEGKKILIIEDSELQRKLLNRWISNHGYVPIEAVSLSDARAIISQDQIDVVLLDWELPDGSGIELISEIFSSSPVGWLPIIMVTGHTEPENLKLAIEAGATDYITKPAKEIELLARIFSALRMKSLHDQLRETAIRDVMTGLYNRRYMEERIEQEFQRCKRHKHNLSLAMIDIDFFKKVNDTYGHETGDIVLKKIASELKSCLRKSDIISRFGGEEFVIVFPETGVPDATRVLDKIREKVSNIELESEAGQKFKVSFSGGVAGGDISEVENPIEILRTADKLLYEAKSSGRNRIIN